AAAAACCACAGTTGGAAAGTTTGGTCATTCTGTTTTTGTGAGAAGAACTGCTTTCAGCGGCATTCTCCTTGCTCGGCTCATAAATCACATAGACGCTGGATGATGCCTTATCTATCCTGAACTCAGCCGTATATTTGGGCACTTCCTTACACGTGCTAATATCCCACAAATTAACCTTGCCCGACGACGGTTGCTCTGGGGGGCACGAATAAACATCGTACTTTGCTGGCCCGAATAGGCCAAACTTGCCACTAAATGCCAACAGCAATCCAATAAAAACGAACAGGCCGAGAATCCCGAAGGCATGGTAGCGCGCCCGTTTCTGATTCCAAATGGAGGCCTTGCTGATGCCGGCTGACTCCGTCGGGCGGAAACTGGCTACAATGTCTTCTCTGGCGGACTCTTTATCCGTACCCGCCGAATCAGCCCCGGATATCCTGACACGGCCAGAATCAATCATGTCTTTTTCGGCATTCACCACGAGCGTGCCGGCTGCCAGGTCATGCAAAGTCTGCTTGCGGGACGTGAAGGGTTGAATGGCATAGCCGAGTTTGAAAATGACGGAAGAAATGCAGCTTGCAAGGGTGCGGACCAGTGCCTTTGACAGAGTAATGCGAAGGCCGTGGAGGTCAGTGACCCTCACTTTCATGAGCTGTTGCCCGATGGTCGCCTGATTGATAGCGTAAATACCAATTAAACTGTGAGACCTTCGCAATATGGCTGCGCATGACCGAGCGCGAGTAGCCCTGCTCGTGCAGCCATTTACAAAAGCCGTCAGCCTCTACGCCCAAAGGTAGCATGCGACATCGATGCAGTTCCCATGAG
This region of Syntrophobacterales bacterium genomic DNA includes:
- a CDS encoding RDD family protein encodes the protein MKVRVTDLHGLRITLSKALVRTLASCISSVIFKLGYAIQPFTSRKQTLHDLAAGTLVVNAEKDMIDSGRVRISGADSAGTDKESAREDIVASFRPTESAGISKASIWNQKRARYHAFGILGLFVFIGLLLAFSGKFGLFGPAKYDVYSCPPEQPSSGKVNLWDISTCKEVPKYTAEFRIDKASSSVYVIYEPSKENAAESSSSHKNRMTKLSNCGF